In Leptolyngbya sp. NIES-2104, the genomic window GATTAGCTTTGTTGCGCTGCGGTCCCGTCAACAACATCGAATTGGTGGAGTTCAAGGCTCCCGATCAAATAACAATACCACCGAGAGTCAGTGATGCAGGTGGGCGGCATCTTGCCTTTTATGTGGATGATATGAATGCGGCAATTGCCTACCTAAAAGCGCAACCTGATGTTCAAGTTCTAGACTCGATCGTTCACACTGCCGATGAAGGCGAAGAAGCAGGCATCATTTCCACCTATTTTGTCACGCCGTGGGGAATGCACATGGAATTGATTACCCGCCCTGCTCACGCTCCTTATGAACAGCGAACTTCAGCCCGATTATTTCGTCTAATGTAAAAATACGCACCAATTAAGCGCCAAGATGAAGACCACCACTAATCATTAATCCAATTGATGCGGAAATCATTACCGTGAATGTCACTCCCATACCAATAACTCGATAGCGAAAGTTCTCTTTGACTTGGCTGACCCCGATCGCATGAATAATGCGTCCGATTACCAGAGCGCTGCACAAAAGGTGAATCCAAAGGCTTGTCTGCATCTGAATTTCTGAGAAATAGATCAAGATGAGTGAAAGTGGAACATACTCTGCAAAGTTTGCGTGAACGCGAATCGCTCTTGCCAGTGCCGCTTGGTCTCCGTCTCCGATCGCGACTCCGAGTTGCCGTCTCAGCAGAAGTGTGCGGATACTCAGCGCCGCAAACACAAGACCCAGAATGGCAGCATAGATTGAAGTTATCAGCATTCGTTTGTTAAGGGGTATCGTTTCCTGGCTCACATTACCTGCGATCGACAAGTGCGAAACGTTAAAGTTCAAGACGATTCTTTTCTTGCTCAACTGCTTGACGCTTCACAGCTTGCTCGATCGCCTGAATCGCCTCATCACACCAAGCGACCCACTCTTCTTGATATCGGATACCGCGACGAATCACTAAGTGCATATAAATATCCTTGAGTTCAAGTGAATCGAGATGTTGGGAGAAATACTCATCTAATTTTTTGACGTGTTGCACCATTTCAGAATGCAGTTGTCGCCGCCGTTCAATTTCGCGTCTCACGGTCTGATGAGGAACGAGGTGTCCAGCCAATCCCATCACGCCTAAATCCTCACGAATTGCAGCGGGTTCACAAGGTTTTGTCAGCCAGTCGGTTAGTTCTTGCTGTCCTGACTCGGTGATGGAATAGATTTTTTTATCAAGTCGTCCGGGTTGAGGAATCGCCTCATAGGTGACACTACCCTGCTGCTCTAGCTTTGTGAGTTCGGCATAAACCTGCTGCTGACTCGCTTTCCAAAAGCAACTGCCAAACCCTTCGGCAAATTCTTTGGCGACCTCATAGCCGCTGAGCGGCTGACGAGACAGAAATGCCAGGATGGTGTGCTTGAGTGCCATAACAAAATTCTACTTGACGGATTCAATAGGTTGAGTATACCTTAATTATTGTACTCAAAAACTTGAATACAATAATTCGAGTAAATAGAGTCAACATTTGAGGAAACTACAATGTCGGAAGAAACAGTAGATAATCCTGGAGTGATTGCATTTCCGCCCGCGCTTTTTGCCGGAACCCTCGCGATCGGACTCTTGCTTCAATTCATTTTTCCGGTTCCCTTTCTGCCGCGATTGGTCGCGATCGCATCAGGCATCGTCGTCCTGATCGGCGCAGCTTCGATCTCAATTTCGGCGTTTCGCGCTATGCACCGCGCACAGACTGCCGTTAATCCTTCTCAACCCACCACGGCAATTGTCTCCGACGGAGCGTTTAGTTTTAGCCGCAACCCGATTTACTTATCTTTAGCAATGCTTTACGGAGGCATTGCGCTACTGGGGAACGCACTCTGGGCATTGTTGCTGCTGTTGCCGTTAATTGTTGTGGTTCAAATCGGTGTAATTGAGCGCGAAGAGCATTATTTAGAGCGAAAATTCGGCGATGAATATCTTCGCTACAAGGCGAGAGTGCGGCGCTGGGTATGAGCAATGAGGCAAAACATGAACCAAGCTAAATGGCGATCGCCGCGTTTAGGTGCGATGTTTGGAGTCGGTTTTCTGCTGCTAGTTGGTGGTGGTGTTTATCGAGTGTGGTTGAGTTGTCCGATTCAGCAACCGAGTGCTGTCGCTGCTGCGCCTGGGGTTGAAACCGTCTCTGCTTTGGGGAGATTGGAGCCAGAGGGTGAGGTGATTCAAGTGTTTGCGCCGACTTCCTCAGAAGGTGCGCGAGTCGAAGCGCTCAGAGTGAGTCACGCTCAGCAGATTCGCAAAGGTGATGTGATTGCGGTTCTCGATACTTACGAGCGGAGACAAGCAGCGTTGCAGGAAGCACAAGAGCAGTTAAGGGTTGCTCAAGCTCGGTTAGCGCAGGTCGAAGCGGGTGCAAAGTCGGGAGAGATTCTGGCACAGGCGCAAGTGGTCGATCGCCAACAAGTAGAACTTCAAACTGAAACAACTGCTCAGGAAGCGACGATCGCCCGTCTAGAAGCAGAACTTCACAACGCAGAACTTGAAGATCGGCGCTATCAAACACTTTATGCTGAAGGAGCCGTTTCTGCTTCCTTGCGGGATGGCAAGCAATTGACTGTTGATACTGTGCGGCAATAACTCAACGAAGCACAGGCAAATTTAAGTCGAATTCAGTTGTCTCGACAGAAGCAGGTCGCAGAAGCACAAGCCACCCTCGATCAAGTTGCAGCGGTGCGTCCAGTCGATGTGAATGTAGTGCGATCGCAAGTCGCACAAGCACAGGCAAGTGTCGCACGGGCACAGGCAGAATTAGATTTGGCAACGGTGCGATCGCCCCAAGCTGGACAAGTTCTCAAAATTCACACTCGTCTTGGCGAATTAGTGGGGACTCAAGGCATCATTAGCCTGGGGCAAACCCAGAGCATGGTAGCAGTCGCAGAAGTTTACGAACTGGATGTGAGTCGCATTCGAGCCGGACAGACTGCAACGGTGGTCAGTAAGAACAATGCGTTTCCAGATGTACTCAGGGGTTGGAGTTTCAATCGAGATGTATCTATACAGTAGCATTACTGGCAGGGGGCAATTTCAGAACAAAGGTTGTTCCTTGCTGAGGTTCTGAGAAGACTGCTATTGTACCCCAATGTTGTTGCACGATAATTTGGTGTACGATCGCAAGTCCCAGTCCAGTTCCCTTGCCGACTGCTTTAGTGGTGAAGGCATGGTCAAAGACTTTTGCTCGCACTGCTTCTGTCATACCAATGCCGTTGTCCGCGATCGTAATCTTGATATCGTTATTCTCAGTGCTAGTACAAATTGTAATTTGAGGAGTATTAGTAGTTTCTACGGCATCGATCGCATTTGCTAGTAGATTCATAAAGACTTGATTGAGTTGTCCTGGAAAACAATTCAGCATTGGAATCTCGTCATAATTCATCACTACTTCGATCTCTGGTCGATGTTCATTGGCTTTCAAGCGATGCCGTAAGATCAGAATCGTGCTGTCAATTCCATCGTGTAAGTTGAAGAATTGCTGAGTCTCCGTATCTGAACGCGAGAAGGTGCGAAGACTTTTGCTGATTGACGTGATGCGATCGCTGCTCGATTCAATCGCTTTGATGACTTTAGGCAAATCTTCTCGCAGAAAATCTAGGTCAAGTTCCTCAAGTTTTTCGATCAAGTCAGGATCGCCAACCCTAGCAAGGCAAAGATCGATCGCTTTGAAGAGATCCGCCATATAGTTCTGAACGGCTCCAATATTACCCACAATGCAGCCGACTGGATTGTTAATTTCGTGTGCCACACCCGCAACGAGATTGCCCAATGCAGACATTTTCTCGCTTTGGATCAACTGAAGTTGAGATTGTTGTAGATCTTCTAGTGCTTGTTGCAGTCGCAGCGTTCGATTCTGCACTTGCTGTTCGAGCGTTTGCGTTAGTTGTCGTAGTTGAAGATGGAGCTTGACGCGAGCGATCACTTCTTCTTGCTCAAATGGTTTAGTAATATAATCCACAGCACCCAGCGATAAGCCTTTGACTTTGCTAGTGGTATCTGAAAGGGCGGTCATGAAAATGACTGGAATTGTAGCAGTTTCCGCATCTGCTTTAAGCTGCTGACAGACTTCAAATCCATCCATTCCAGGCATTTGGACATCTAACAAAATCAGTTCAGGTCGCTTCTGAGCCACCTTGTTTAGTGCATCCTCGCCATCCACTGCCATACGAACTTCCCACCCCACACTTCGGAGCGCTTGCGAAATCACCGACAAATTATTGGGATTATCATCGACTACTAAGATAAATGCACTGCTCATGATTCACCCTCCAAGTAGCCTTGCAGCAACACAATCATTTTTTTAGCTTGGAAACTGCCTGCTAGTTCGATCATGATTTTTGCGAAGGCAGCACACTCAGGCTGAGCTTGTGCAAGGGCACGGGCTTCTGCTTCGATTTTGAAAAAATCGCCCTCCTCCACTAACTCGTATAGCTGTTTAAGTATTTCGATCGACGGTGGAATGATTTCGGTTGTCTCCTCAACCTGAGCCGCGATCGCTTGATAAATCCAGGTCAGATTTAACTGCTCCTGTATCTTTTCTAGCAATGTTTCTGCTTGCACAGGTTTCGGTAAAAAAGCATTACCACCCGCTGCAATACTCCGGTTCTGGTCAATGTCGAACACACTAGCGGAAGAGACAATCACAGGCAGCGATCGTAACGCTAGATTTTGGCGGAGTTGCTTCAACATCTCAAACCCATCCATTATAGGCATGGCGAGATCCGTAATGATTAAATCTGGGTGAGCGGCTTCGAGTTGCGCTAAGCCTTCCTGTCCATCGCAAGCTTCGAGCAGCGTAAATCCAACAGGTTCAAGCAGGTTCACTAAGACAGCGCGATTTTCCCAGCGATCGTCCACGACGAGAATTTTCCGCTTTTCGCCTTCGTAAGCAATCACGGTTCCTTGGCTACTTTGCCGAGCCGCGATCGCCCAGTCTGTCGCTTCTGTAAGTTCCACTTCAAACCAAAAGCAACTTCCAGTGCCAAATTCACTCTCAACTTGAAGCGGACTTCCCATCAGTTCCACAATCCGCTGAGAGATCGACAATCCGAGTCCAGTTCCTTCTGCTTGTTTTTTCGCGCTCCCAACTTGCTCAAAGGGCAAGAAGATTTTGTTTAACTGCTCAGGTGTCATGCCGACACCTGTATCCTTAATGCTGAATCGTGCTTTGAGTTGCCCTGCCGTCGTCGGTTCAATCTCAACTAAGAAAGTAACACTGCCTTGCTCTGTGAATTTAATCGCGTTGCCCAACAGATTGATCAACACTTGACGCAATCGCTTTTCGTCGGTTCTGACTCCGGTGGGCAGATGGGTCGGTGCATAGATAAATTCAATGCCTTTTTGTTCCGCTCGAATCCGGCAGATTTCAGCAACGCTATCGAGAAACGAGGGGAAATGGAAATCGCTACAGTGAAGTTCGAGCTTGCGTGCTTCGATTTTTGAAAGGTCGAGAATGTCGTTAATCAACGTGAGCAGGTGTGAGCCGCATTGGTAAATAATATCGATGCCTCTGTCAGCGCGATCGCTCAGTGGCTCATTGCGCTGAAGAATTTGAGCATAACCTAAGATGCCATTCAGCGGTGTTCTGAGTTCGTGGCTCATGTTCGCGAGAAATTCGCTTTTGGCTTGATTGGCACTATCCGCGATGCGTTTGGCTTGAGCCAGTTCAGTCGTTCGCTCAGCCACGCGTCGCTCTAAGTTAGCGAATGAGTCTTCTAGCTGAGTCGTCATGCTTGTAAACGCTTGCGCTAACCGTCCCAGTTCATCATTGCGCTCTGTGTCGAGTTGTACCTTGAAGTTTCCGCCTGCGACTTGATCAGCAGCACCGACCAGTTGATTCAGCGGATTTGCAATCTTACGATCGAGGACAAAGAACAACAGGACAATCTCAATGAGTAACGCAATCAGACCCGAAATCAGAATAAATCGAGCCGCATCCAAGGCTTGTCCAGTTAGCAAGGATTTGGGATAAACCGTAACGAAATACCAGTTCGGTCCTTGCACTTTGCTGATTGCTAAAAATTCGCGATCGCTTTTATTTTCGATAACTGTATCTCCGTTAGCTGAGTTCTGTACCAGTTGATAAATGCGTTTGAAATGCTCATCACCTGCTTGCAGAATCTCAAACTCTCCCCCACTATTTTCTAAATCTTGTTCATGCTCAGGATGAGCAATCAAGCGTCCATCAGCTCGAAAAATAACGTTGTACGCGCCGACTAAATGATCCTGAATTGCAGTATCAATCAAGTTGCCGACGGGAATATCAGTGCCCACCGATGCCACATGATGTCCCTGAAAATCAATCGGAGTCGAAAGCGTCGTCATGAAGACCCGTGTGACTCCTTCGTAGAATAGGGCAGTCCATTGCGGAGTGCGATCGCGGTTGTGTTCGGGGTCAGTATAGTAATACCAATGCTCTTTGCTTACATCGGTCTCTGCTGTGATGTCATTGCCCCAATTGGTTCCACTCCAATAAATCAGCGCAGAGTTATAGGGGCGAGGCGTAGTGTAAAGATTCAGGACGCGATGATCCCAGGCAGGCCCATAGGTTCTCAGCATCTCGTAGCTAATTACAGCAATGCGGCGATAGTTTGCATCCACTACTTTTGATGAACCGAGAAATCCACTCATCCCACGTTCTGTGAATGCTCCTGTCTCAGAATTACCCTGGTAAAACTCAGGGCGAAGGCGAATCGTGTGATCCGCTTGCTCAAAGTAAAGTCGATCGAATTCAGCTTTGGGATCACGATCGCCCATTGCTGCTAACCGAGAGAGGAAATCAGCTTTGAATCGCTTGTGATTTTCTTCTTGTTGGAGGAAGAAGTAACTTTCTTTTGCCCCGCGCTCAATGATGTATTTGCTGAGTTGCTCTCTGGTTTGAGTTTCCAGATTCGCCATGATGTGCAAATAGCTCGTGCCTGCCGAAAGTAACACGACGAGCGTGATCCGAATCGACATATTGATCAATGTTTTGAGCGCAAGCGACCCTTGATGCCCCAATCGAGCAGCACGATTCCAGAACATTATTCCTTATCCACTATTTTAAGTCGGTGCATCACAGTCAAGTGAATTCGTCTTCATGATTCCCTCACAGATGTCAACTCAAACAAATAGCACAGCAGCATGAACCCTCTCTGTAATTCCGAAGCATCCCCATACAATCGATAGAGTTAGCCCTTCTCAATTAGCCCACGATGTACCAATGCGAGATTTTTATTCACCGATCAGTGCTTTAGCGATCGTCTCAAACTGATTGATGCTCAGCGAGAAGTGCCCCTCCTCTGCGTAACTGACAAATTGCGCTGTGGGTAAGCTCGTTACCATTCGCTTTACAGGAGCGATCAGCACATTCTGATCCTGTTCGCCATGAAACACAATCAGCGGCACTAGGCTAAATTTCGGCGATCGTAGAGCTACTGCCGAGACTGTAAATACTGCTCGTACTGTCGGACGATCAATCTTTGCAGAGCAATAATTGCTGGATTGATTTCAACATACCGCCGAGTTGGATTCTTGAGGTAATTTTCCTGCTCACTCTCGATCATCTCAATGTCTTGTTTGAGAAATCGCAGAAACAATGAATGGACAATCAATGGCTGCAACACTGGACGAAACGCACTCAGTAACCAGGGTGGCACAGGCAATCTCAAGAACAATAACGATATGGATCGACTCTCTGTTTTTCCAACAGGTACTCGCATCAAATATATTGTCGAAACGTCTTCCAAGCGATTGACAAAATGCGGATAGCAAAAATCAATTGACATCACTTTTGTCGTCACATTTCCATCACTTAGTCCTAGTACTTTTGCAATTAGATTGTTGCAGGACACTTTGTATTCTGCTGTCACGGAATCTGCTGTTTCTTGTAGTTTGATCAAGGCTGGCGCAAACCAACTCTGCAAATTCTGATGTAAATGTCCGTGGAACACGTCCATCGTATTTTCATTGCAAATTGAGAAATGGGCGTTAAATTCTGCCTGTCCTTGCATCATCAGATAGTGACGATCGCCGTACTCAGGAATCTGGGGTAAAGCGTGATGCTCGGCTAAGGTTGGATCACCAGGAAACAACCAAATGATGCCGTACTTTTCCTGCACTGGATAATGTTGCGCTGGAAGATTCGATTCAACTCGTTCGACAGCTTGAACTTGATTCCGATCGTCTCGAAACAGATTAATCTTCTGCTCCCAAATCTGCGTGAGTAAGGTGCGATTGCGTTTTACATCCTTTGAGCGGGCGATCGCATACCAATGATTCGCATTAATCCCGACTTCGCGCACTGCATTCTGGACGGTCTGCCCTGACAAGATAGGGGACAATTCCATACGCACCTCCACCACAAAATCCCGCTTCAGCATAGCTGAGCGCTGCGACGCACCCAGAGTGATCAGAGTCATGATTTGAGCACAAAAAATTATGACAGGCGTAATATTCCTAAAAAGCGCACGATCGCGTATGATGCCTGGGAGTCTCTTTGATTTGAGGCTGTTGCCATGAACCCAATCATTGATTTCTCTGCACCGTTTCGCAGTAGATTGCGCCACATCGAGTGGCTGCTGGTTGCTGCTTTCGGGCTGGTTTATGGATTGGAGGCTTTAAATAACGGCGCGTGGGCTGAATTCTTGAAGATTGTGGCTTATGCGATCGCCTTTCTTGGATTGAGTTGGCGTTTGCCCACTCATCGTCCGATTTGGCAACGGCAGATTTATGTGGT contains:
- a CDS encoding VOC family protein, whose translation is MTGGFKGGIPTARNIDHAGYTVPDIEQAIHFFTSVLGCELLYQAGPYGEPEPNWMQTHLGASPNGEVRLALLRCGPVNNIELVEFKAPDQITIPPRVSDAGGRHLAFYVDDMNAAIAYLKAQPDVQVLDSIVHTADEGEEAGIISTYFVTPWGMHMELITRPAHAPYEQRTSARLFRLM
- a CDS encoding MAPEG family protein, which codes for MLITSIYAAILGLVFAALSIRTLLLRRQLGVAIGDGDQAALARAIRVHANFAEYVPLSLILIYFSEIQMQTSLWIHLLCSALVIGRIIHAIGVSQVKENFRYRVIGMGVTFTVMISASIGLMISGGLHLGA
- a CDS encoding PadR family transcriptional regulator; the protein is MALKHTILAFLSRQPLSGYEVAKEFAEGFGSCFWKASQQQVYAELTKLEQQGSVTYEAIPQPGRLDKKIYSITESGQQELTDWLTKPCEPAAIREDLGVMGLAGHLVPHQTVRREIERRRQLHSEMVQHVKKLDEYFSQHLDSLELKDIYMHLVIRRGIRYQEEWVAWCDEAIQAIEQAVKRQAVEQEKNRLEL
- a CDS encoding isoprenylcysteine carboxylmethyltransferase family protein, which produces MSEETVDNPGVIAFPPALFAGTLAIGLLLQFIFPVPFLPRLVAIASGIVVLIGAASISISAFRAMHRAQTAVNPSQPTTAIVSDGAFSFSRNPIYLSLAMLYGGIALLGNALWALLLLLPLIVVVQIGVIEREEHYLERKFGDEYLRYKARVRRWV
- a CDS encoding sensor histidine kinase — encoded protein: MSSAFILVVDDNPNNLSVISQALRSVGWEVRMAVDGEDALNKVAQKRPELILLDVQMPGMDGFEVCQQLKADAETATIPVIFMTALSDTTSKVKGLSLGAVDYITKPFEQEEVIARVKLHLQLRQLTQTLEQQVQNRTLRLQQALEDLQQSQLQLIQSEKMSALGNLVAGVAHEINNPVGCIVGNIGAVQNYMADLFKAIDLCLARVGDPDLIEKLEELDLDFLREDLPKVIKAIESSSDRITSISKSLRTFSRSDTETQQFFNLHDGIDSTILILRHRLKANEHRPEIEVVMNYDEIPMLNCFPGQLNQVFMNLLANAIDAVETTNTPQITICTSTENNDIKITIADNGIGMTEAVRAKVFDHAFTTKAVGKGTGLGLAIVHQIIVQQHWGTIAVFSEPQQGTTFVLKLPPASNATV
- a CDS encoding ATP-binding protein, yielding MFWNRAARLGHQGSLALKTLINMSIRITLVVLLSAGTSYLHIMANLETQTREQLSKYIIERGAKESYFFLQQEENHKRFKADFLSRLAAMGDRDPKAEFDRLYFEQADHTIRLRPEFYQGNSETGAFTERGMSGFLGSSKVVDANYRRIAVISYEMLRTYGPAWDHRVLNLYTTPRPYNSALIYWSGTNWGNDITAETDVSKEHWYYYTDPEHNRDRTPQWTALFYEGVTRVFMTTLSTPIDFQGHHVASVGTDIPVGNLIDTAIQDHLVGAYNVIFRADGRLIAHPEHEQDLENSGGEFEILQAGDEHFKRIYQLVQNSANGDTVIENKSDREFLAISKVQGPNWYFVTVYPKSLLTGQALDAARFILISGLIALLIEIVLLFFVLDRKIANPLNQLVGAADQVAGGNFKVQLDTERNDELGRLAQAFTSMTTQLEDSFANLERRVAERTTELAQAKRIADSANQAKSEFLANMSHELRTPLNGILGYAQILQRNEPLSDRADRGIDIIYQCGSHLLTLINDILDLSKIEARKLELHCSDFHFPSFLDSVAEICRIRAEQKGIEFIYAPTHLPTGVRTDEKRLRQVLINLLGNAIKFTEQGSVTFLVEIEPTTAGQLKARFSIKDTGVGMTPEQLNKIFLPFEQVGSAKKQAEGTGLGLSISQRIVELMGSPLQVESEFGTGSCFWFEVELTEATDWAIAARQSSQGTVIAYEGEKRKILVVDDRWENRAVLVNLLEPVGFTLLEACDGQEGLAQLEAAHPDLIITDLAMPIMDGFEMLKQLRQNLALRSLPVIVSSASVFDIDQNRSIAAGGNAFLPKPVQAETLLEKIQEQLNLTWIYQAIAAQVEETTEIIPPSIEILKQLYELVEEGDFFKIEAEARALAQAQPECAAFAKIMIELAGSFQAKKMIVLLQGYLEGES